One window of the Methanomassiliicoccaceae archaeon DOK genome contains the following:
- a CDS encoding DUF2075 domain-containing protein, translating to MIIYSDTKSGFIDDIVNGVLDEKLESLMTERFGKGTSDGELRAWRNSLTYMGNIIGASSIPADSGIAIEYGIPYTSKRVDLIVTGLNESGGNSAVIVELKQWASAEAVPGKDGVVRTLVGGGIHEVAHPSYQAWSYAEAIEDFNADVRDRGVVLAPCACLHNYNPPTPDPLASDAYAEYTSRAPMFTKHQGSDLKGFLERFIRKGDGGETIFILDRGRLKPSKSLQDVLSSMMRGNREFTLLDTQKVVYEEVLHQVRAIARGGGKRTIVIRGGPGTGKTVLAVNLLSDITSLGMSSLYVSKNAAPRNVYSVRLKGQKRGRSRVDKLFVGSGSFVNAEADVFDVLLADEAHRLNERSGLYQNLGENQVMEIIRASKLSVFFIDEDQRVTLRDIGTVDEIRRYARLLGSTVTEMELDSQFRCSGSDGYLSWLDSVLQIRETANLDLEDPGFAYDFRVYDDPNEMRADIEERNAANNRSRLVAGYCWNWISKGKDDSDVHDVTIPEHGFGMSWNLGSTETWAIDEGSINEIGCIHTCQGLEFDYVGVIIGDDLRYEDGKVVTDASRRAKTDQSLKGLRKRYPDEDEAGRVADRIIKNTYKVLMSRGMKGCYVYCTDPGMREHLRKRSMTDRNLF from the coding sequence ATGATCATCTACAGCGACACCAAATCAGGTTTTATCGATGACATAGTCAACGGAGTCCTGGACGAGAAGCTGGAGTCGCTGATGACGGAGCGTTTCGGCAAGGGCACCTCGGATGGCGAGCTCCGCGCCTGGCGCAATTCCCTGACGTACATGGGCAACATAATCGGGGCCTCATCGATTCCCGCGGATTCGGGCATCGCCATCGAATACGGCATCCCGTACACATCGAAGCGCGTCGACCTCATCGTCACAGGGCTGAACGAGTCGGGAGGGAACTCCGCCGTCATCGTGGAGCTGAAGCAGTGGGCCTCTGCGGAGGCGGTTCCGGGCAAGGACGGGGTGGTCCGCACACTCGTCGGAGGCGGCATCCACGAGGTCGCGCATCCGTCGTACCAGGCATGGTCGTACGCGGAGGCGATCGAGGACTTCAACGCCGATGTCCGCGACAGGGGCGTTGTGCTCGCCCCCTGCGCGTGTCTCCACAACTACAATCCGCCCACGCCCGACCCGCTGGCATCAGACGCATACGCGGAGTACACGTCGAGAGCTCCGATGTTCACAAAGCACCAGGGGTCCGACCTGAAGGGCTTTCTCGAGAGGTTCATCAGGAAGGGGGACGGTGGCGAGACGATATTCATATTGGACCGGGGGAGGCTCAAGCCTTCCAAGTCCCTACAGGATGTTCTCTCATCCATGATGCGCGGCAACAGGGAGTTCACGCTCCTGGACACGCAGAAGGTGGTCTACGAGGAGGTCCTCCACCAGGTCAGGGCTATCGCCCGCGGAGGAGGGAAGAGGACGATCGTCATCCGCGGCGGCCCAGGGACGGGGAAGACCGTTCTCGCCGTCAACCTACTGTCCGACATAACCTCGCTCGGGATGTCCTCCCTGTACGTGTCCAAGAACGCCGCGCCCAGGAACGTCTACAGCGTGCGGCTCAAGGGACAGAAGAGGGGACGCAGCCGTGTCGACAAGCTGTTCGTTGGTTCCGGGAGCTTCGTCAACGCGGAGGCGGATGTGTTCGACGTTCTCCTGGCGGACGAGGCCCACAGGCTCAACGAGAGGAGCGGTCTCTACCAGAACCTCGGTGAGAACCAGGTGATGGAGATCATCCGGGCGTCGAAGCTGTCCGTCTTCTTCATCGACGAGGACCAGAGGGTGACCCTCAGGGACATCGGAACGGTGGACGAGATCAGGAGGTACGCGAGGCTGCTCGGTTCCACGGTGACGGAGATGGAGCTCGACTCCCAGTTCAGATGCTCGGGATCGGACGGATACCTCTCATGGCTCGACAGCGTTCTGCAGATCCGCGAGACCGCCAACCTGGATCTCGAGGATCCCGGGTTCGCGTACGACTTCAGGGTCTACGACGATCCGAACGAGATGAGGGCCGACATAGAGGAGAGGAACGCCGCGAACAACAGGTCCAGGCTGGTCGCCGGATACTGCTGGAACTGGATCTCCAAGGGGAAGGACGATTCGGATGTGCACGACGTGACCATCCCGGAGCACGGGTTTGGCATGAGCTGGAACCTCGGAAGCACCGAGACCTGGGCCATAGACGAGGGGTCGATCAACGAGATCGGCTGCATACATACCTGCCAGGGGCTGGAGTTCGATTATGTCGGGGTGATAATCGGCGACGACCTGAGATACGAGGACGGGAAGGTGGTCACGGACGCATCCAGGAGGGCGAAGACCGACCAGTCGCTGAAGGGCCTGAGGAAGCGGTACCCCGACGAGGACGAGGCTGGCAGGGTGGCGGACAGGATCATCAAGAACACGTACAAGGTGCTGATGTCCAGGGGGATGAAGGGCTGCTACGTCTACTGCACCGATCCCGGCATGAGGGAGCACCTGAGGAAGAGGTCGATGACCGATCGGAACCTGTTTTGA
- a CDS encoding phosphatase PAP2 family protein yields the protein MWELSVLEWFDSLHGSVLDPVMVGISYSATSGLIWFVLGFLMTCSRRWRRCGVSVIVAVALAYVVVDVILKPLVCRDRPFDAADFDLLIAAPDTWSFPSGHTASAFAGAAAVLIHSRRWGALAMIYAALVGVSRMYLCVHWPTDVIAGALVGTALAFLAVWFMSRWIPYFRDLDRDGALV from the coding sequence ATGTGGGAGCTCTCGGTCCTGGAGTGGTTCGATTCCCTCCACGGGTCCGTCCTGGACCCCGTCATGGTGGGCATCAGCTACAGCGCCACGTCCGGTCTGATATGGTTCGTTCTGGGCTTCCTCATGACATGCTCCCGCAGGTGGCGCAGGTGCGGGGTGTCGGTCATCGTTGCGGTGGCCCTGGCGTACGTCGTGGTGGACGTGATCCTGAAGCCCCTGGTCTGCAGGGACAGGCCGTTCGACGCGGCGGACTTCGACCTTCTCATAGCCGCACCGGACACATGGTCGTTCCCGTCCGGGCACACGGCGTCCGCCTTCGCTGGTGCCGCGGCCGTCCTCATACACAGCAGGAGGTGGGGCGCGTTGGCGATGATCTATGCCGCCCTCGTGGGGGTCTCCCGCATGTACCTGTGCGTCCACTGGCCCACGGACGTCATCGCCGGCGCCCTGGTCGGGACCGCGCTCGCGTTCCTGGCTGTGTGGTTCATGTCCCGCTGGATACCGTACTTCAGGGACCTGGATCGGGACGGCGCCCTGGTCTGA
- a CDS encoding DUF4143 domain-containing protein, with protein sequence MDQPPDSEYLPRLIDDVIKDDMRLFGGVVITGPKWCGKTTTAEQIAETKVYLQDKVQFDRFSKIAMLDPSRVLEGNTPVLIDEWQKIPELWGAARYQIDKRKAKGQFIFTGSKIIVESELEHSGAGRIKRLKMRTMSLWESGESTGEVSLRDLFDGQDSICSLPEYDYYGMARRLVRGGWPDTVGLNDADCYKKVEGYCTAIKDYDFDSDSEKESTARRDRSGKTLHTLLRSLSRGSASSMSADSIREDMAKGGNMEVSTNTVHKYLRLLHNICLTDDLPAWTPRLRSKTAIRTSDTRHITDPAIAAYFLDAGPEDLVHDPETFGLLFESMVVRDLRVYAQTMDGHVCHYRDKNGLEVDAIVHLPRGRWGAVEVKLSDKWADEGARNLLKLRDKVDSDEVGEPAFMAVVTADGAAYTREDGIHVIPLSCLRN encoded by the coding sequence ATGGACCAACCCCCGGATTCGGAGTATCTGCCGCGCCTGATTGATGATGTCATCAAAGACGATATGCGCCTGTTCGGCGGAGTGGTCATTACCGGCCCGAAATGGTGTGGAAAAACCACGACTGCAGAGCAAATCGCTGAAACCAAGGTGTATCTGCAAGACAAGGTCCAATTTGACAGGTTCAGCAAGATAGCCATGCTGGACCCATCGAGGGTCTTGGAGGGAAACACCCCTGTTCTGATAGACGAATGGCAGAAGATTCCAGAGCTCTGGGGAGCTGCCAGATATCAGATCGACAAACGCAAGGCGAAGGGACAGTTCATATTCACTGGATCGAAGATAATCGTGGAATCTGAATTGGAACATTCTGGGGCAGGCCGCATAAAAAGGCTCAAGATGCGCACCATGAGCCTGTGGGAATCGGGAGAATCCACAGGAGAGGTCAGTCTGAGAGATCTGTTTGACGGACAGGATTCGATTTGCAGCCTTCCCGAGTACGACTACTATGGGATGGCAAGAAGGCTCGTACGCGGCGGATGGCCGGACACCGTCGGTCTGAACGACGCGGATTGCTACAAGAAAGTCGAAGGCTACTGCACGGCAATCAAAGACTATGACTTTGACAGCGACTCCGAGAAGGAATCGACAGCCAGGAGGGATCGCAGCGGTAAGACCCTCCATACGCTTCTCAGATCCCTGTCGAGGGGATCTGCATCGTCTATGTCCGCGGACAGCATCCGCGAGGACATGGCAAAGGGAGGGAACATGGAGGTCAGCACGAACACGGTCCACAAATATCTCAGGCTGCTCCATAACATCTGCCTCACCGACGACCTCCCGGCATGGACCCCCAGACTGCGCTCCAAGACCGCCATACGCACGTCCGACACCCGCCACATCACGGATCCAGCGATAGCCGCATACTTCCTCGATGCGGGGCCGGAAGACCTCGTCCACGACCCGGAGACCTTCGGGCTCCTGTTCGAATCCATGGTCGTGAGGGACCTCAGGGTGTACGCGCAGACGATGGACGGACACGTGTGCCACTACCGCGACAAGAACGGACTGGAGGTGGACGCCATCGTCCATCTGCCCCGGGGAAGATGGGGTGCTGTGGAGGTGAAGCTCAGCGACAAGTGGGCGGACGAAGGTGCGAGGAACCTGCTGAAGCTCAGGGACAAGGTCGATTCCGACGAGGTGGGCGAACCGGCGTTCATGGCCGTGGTCACAGCCGACGGGGCGGCGTACACCAGGGAGGACGGGATCCACGTAATCCCCCTGTCCTGTCTGAGGAACTGA
- a CDS encoding 4-hydroxy-tetrahydrodipicolinate reductase gives MNSECSSEPVRVGLVGACGRMGQMLVKRILATEGMTVSAAFDLVNIGRDIGEVVGAGALGVPVSDSKDLAQVLKDSRTDVLLDFTIAKATAVNAPIAAEAGVNLIIGTTGLSDEVKQSITDAVVRNNVAAVISTNYSIGVAVFNKLIRQAALLLGNDYDVEIVEAHHNQKQDAPSGTAMTAAEIISEAMGGKDFVYGRQGVCPRGKEIGIHAIRGGDIVGDHTVMFIGNSERIEIRHQAHSREIFVGGAVMAAGWVVKQAKGKVYSMADVME, from the coding sequence ATGAACAGCGAATGCAGCTCAGAGCCCGTCAGGGTGGGCCTCGTCGGGGCCTGCGGAAGGATGGGGCAGATGCTCGTCAAGCGCATCCTCGCCACCGAGGGTATGACCGTGTCCGCGGCCTTCGACCTCGTGAACATCGGCAGGGACATCGGAGAGGTCGTCGGCGCCGGCGCCCTCGGCGTCCCCGTGTCCGACTCCAAGGACCTGGCACAGGTCCTGAAGGACTCCAGGACCGACGTGCTCCTGGACTTCACCATCGCCAAGGCCACCGCGGTCAACGCCCCCATCGCCGCCGAGGCGGGGGTCAACCTCATCATCGGCACCACCGGCCTCAGCGACGAGGTCAAGCAGAGCATCACCGACGCCGTCGTCAGGAACAACGTGGCGGCAGTGATCTCCACCAACTACTCCATCGGGGTCGCGGTGTTCAACAAGCTGATCAGGCAGGCCGCGCTCCTCCTCGGGAACGACTACGACGTGGAGATCGTCGAGGCCCACCACAACCAGAAGCAGGACGCCCCCAGCGGGACCGCCATGACCGCCGCCGAGATTATCAGCGAGGCCATGGGCGGCAAGGACTTCGTCTACGGGAGGCAGGGCGTCTGCCCCCGCGGCAAGGAGATCGGCATCCACGCCATCAGGGGAGGGGACATCGTCGGCGACCACACCGTCATGTTCATCGGGAACTCCGAGAGGATCGAGATCCGCCACCAGGCCCATTCCAGGGAGATCTTCGTCGGCGGCGCCGTCATGGCGGCCGGCTGGGTCGTGAAGCAGGCCAAGGGCAAGGTCTACTCCATGGCCGACGTCATGGAGTGA
- a CDS encoding universal stress protein, translating to MTVKKILVPTDGSTFTKNAVESAIEVSKLTGASVTAVYVVDATSMSTARGDMFESVTEILNEEGREAVAAVKAQCDAAGIPCETMVVGGRPADTIVEMSKDYDLIVMSTLGKTGVKKYLIGSVAEKVIRMAECKVLTIRAQ from the coding sequence ATGACAGTGAAGAAGATCCTGGTCCCCACAGACGGAAGCACGTTCACCAAGAACGCGGTCGAATCCGCGATCGAGGTCTCGAAGCTCACGGGCGCGAGCGTCACCGCGGTGTACGTGGTGGATGCGACGTCCATGTCCACCGCCAGGGGGGACATGTTCGAGTCCGTGACCGAGATACTGAACGAGGAGGGACGTGAGGCAGTCGCCGCGGTGAAGGCCCAGTGCGATGCCGCGGGGATCCCGTGCGAGACCATGGTCGTCGGAGGGCGCCCCGCCGACACCATCGTGGAGATGTCCAAGGACTACGACCTCATCGTGATGTCCACGCTGGGGAAGACCGGCGTGAAGAAGTACCTCATCGGCAGCGTGGCCGAGAAGGTCATCAGGATGGCCGAGTGCAAGGTCCTGACCATCAGGGCCCAGTGA
- a CDS encoding AAA family ATPase gives MVRLIGRDREVQELEAFVSDPTVRGCAVYGVRQVGKTTLLRHVASGHRSVYIQAVKGSEETIVERAMSYVRESFTVQDGPKTLSGLLDTIGVICSEAPTLVIIDEYPYMSKSLKHADSMLQGFIDGPLAETGSKIILCGSQMSSMLDIVKDDANPLYNRLRWSMEVREMSFVDTCLFHPEMDDLDQMRMYMVFGGMPLNHIDFSGPSFREVIQRRFLSPGLPLSNIARARIGSELADVDACESIIRAIAAGRTSLKEITQHTGINTSTCSKHIARMEGVGIIGRYHPMAGAPERPRYRIEDGLVGLWYTVFDDLDEFSMPVDVGKRYELVESGINTYLGHLFEKFCAGYMTRHYACDEMGSWWGVEVDEDGDRVGVDIDIVAKVRESGRRLSVYAECRFRNRMMKKTDLDRLERRATALDDRANLVLFSSGGFERQLLAVAPARGVVLIGVDELMERVPAPRLLGGG, from the coding sequence ATGGTCAGACTCATCGGCAGAGACAGGGAGGTCCAGGAGCTAGAGGCGTTCGTCTCGGATCCCACCGTGCGCGGATGTGCCGTGTATGGCGTGCGCCAGGTCGGCAAGACGACCCTCCTCCGTCACGTCGCATCGGGACACCGGTCCGTCTACATACAGGCCGTCAAGGGATCGGAGGAGACGATAGTCGAGCGCGCCATGTCGTATGTGCGCGAGTCCTTCACGGTCCAGGACGGTCCGAAGACGCTGTCCGGACTCCTGGACACGATAGGAGTGATATGCTCGGAGGCCCCCACCCTGGTCATCATAGACGAGTATCCCTACATGTCCAAGTCGCTGAAGCATGCCGACAGCATGCTGCAGGGGTTCATAGACGGTCCCCTGGCGGAGACAGGATCGAAGATAATCCTGTGCGGATCCCAGATGTCGTCCATGCTGGACATCGTGAAGGACGACGCCAATCCCCTCTACAACAGGCTCAGATGGAGCATGGAGGTGAGGGAGATGTCTTTCGTCGACACGTGTCTGTTCCATCCGGAGATGGACGATCTGGACCAGATGAGGATGTACATGGTCTTCGGAGGGATGCCCCTCAACCACATCGATTTCTCCGGTCCGTCCTTCAGGGAGGTCATACAGAGGAGGTTCCTCTCGCCAGGTCTGCCTCTGAGCAACATCGCCCGCGCTCGCATCGGGTCGGAGCTCGCGGACGTGGACGCATGCGAATCCATAATCCGTGCCATCGCAGCGGGCCGCACCAGTCTGAAGGAGATAACGCAGCACACCGGAATCAACACCAGCACATGTTCGAAGCACATCGCGAGGATGGAGGGTGTAGGCATAATCGGAAGGTACCATCCGATGGCGGGAGCCCCCGAGAGGCCGAGGTACAGGATAGAGGACGGTCTGGTGGGGCTGTGGTACACGGTGTTCGACGATCTGGACGAGTTCTCGATGCCCGTGGACGTCGGGAAGAGGTACGAACTGGTGGAGAGCGGGATCAACACGTACCTCGGACATCTGTTCGAAAAGTTCTGCGCGGGGTACATGACCCGCCACTACGCCTGCGATGAGATGGGGTCGTGGTGGGGGGTCGAGGTGGACGAGGACGGTGACAGGGTCGGGGTCGACATAGACATCGTCGCGAAGGTCAGGGAGTCGGGCAGGAGGTTGAGCGTGTATGCGGAATGCAGGTTCCGCAACAGGATGATGAAGAAAACCGACCTCGACAGGCTCGAGCGCCGCGCCACAGCGCTGGACGACAGGGCGAACCTGGTCCTGTTCTCCTCGGGCGGTTTCGAGAGGCAGCTCCTGGCCGTGGCCCCGGCGAGGGGCGTCGTGCTGATAGGCGTCGACGAGCTGATGGAAAGGGTCCCCGCCCCCCGCCTGCTGGGCGGGGGCTAG
- a CDS encoding carboxymuconolactone decarboxylase family protein — protein sequence MSDLRDTPSMSQERPSCGNNKFGQMCSGMGGYAPDTLKAINELDPSFIDTLHTMDRVMVEDGALDRKTKRLMALSCVAVRMCEDCVYAQARVAKNYGATKEEILEAIKVAVLIGGVPCWSVAKRGITKLFAEWDE from the coding sequence ATGTCCGACCTCCGCGATACACCATCCATGTCTCAGGAAAGACCCTCTTGCGGTAACAACAAGTTCGGACAAATGTGCTCGGGAATGGGCGGCTACGCCCCCGACACGCTGAAGGCGATCAACGAGCTCGACCCCTCGTTCATCGACACCCTCCACACGATGGACAGGGTGATGGTCGAGGACGGCGCCCTCGACAGGAAGACCAAGAGGCTCATGGCGCTGTCCTGCGTCGCGGTCAGGATGTGCGAGGACTGCGTCTACGCCCAGGCCAGGGTGGCCAAGAACTACGGCGCCACCAAGGAGGAGATCCTCGAGGCCATCAAGGTCGCGGTGCTCATCGGCGGCGTCCCCTGCTGGTCCGTCGCCAAGAGGGGCATCACGAAGCTGTTCGCCGAGTGGGACGAGTGA
- a CDS encoding inositol monophosphatase, producing MLGKIADIVAESGRRVAAAHGFSVEDKGGRENIVTSADLENERFLKSRLTGLIPGSSFVGEEGDEAPILEEGYTWIVDPIDGTMNFSRGIPEVGVSVALFKDGSPHIGVVCNPFSGRMWTSEIGRGTWRDGVPVHVSDRPLEDCILSTAWCCYRKELAPRVFEATERLYPRINDLRRIGTAAVELSMLAEGAVDMYFEIRLSPWDHAAALTCVKAAGGVFHGIEDDVWFDRPSPVLAANSQGNLDELLDVVSDVFGGRTPYRSGSET from the coding sequence GTGCTCGGGAAGATAGCAGACATAGTCGCGGAATCCGGCAGGAGGGTGGCCGCCGCCCACGGGTTCTCCGTGGAGGACAAGGGCGGCAGGGAGAACATCGTCACGTCGGCCGACCTGGAGAACGAGAGATTCCTCAAGTCGAGGCTCACCGGGCTGATCCCCGGTTCGTCGTTCGTCGGCGAGGAGGGGGACGAGGCCCCGATACTGGAGGAGGGCTACACCTGGATCGTTGACCCCATCGACGGGACCATGAACTTCTCCAGGGGCATCCCCGAGGTCGGGGTGTCCGTCGCCCTGTTCAAGGACGGCTCGCCCCACATAGGGGTGGTCTGCAACCCGTTCAGCGGCAGGATGTGGACCTCCGAGATCGGCAGGGGCACATGGAGGGACGGCGTGCCCGTGCACGTTTCCGACAGGCCGCTGGAGGACTGCATCCTCAGCACCGCCTGGTGCTGCTACCGCAAGGAGCTGGCGCCGAGGGTCTTCGAGGCCACGGAGAGGCTGTACCCCAGGATCAACGACCTGAGGAGGATCGGCACGGCGGCGGTGGAGCTGTCCATGCTCGCCGAGGGCGCGGTGGACATGTACTTCGAGATCAGGCTGTCCCCGTGGGACCATGCGGCCGCGCTCACCTGCGTGAAGGCGGCCGGCGGGGTCTTCCACGGCATAGAGGACGACGTGTGGTTCGACCGTCCGTCCCCGGTTCTGGCGGCCAACTCGCAGGGGAACCTGGACGAGCTGCTGGACGTGGTCTCGGACGTGTTCGGCGGAAGGACACCGTACCGATCGGGCTCGGAGACGTGA
- a CDS encoding phosphate--AMP phosphotransferase, with amino-acid sequence MAATISDDLAAELTVLQRRIVNENQQVLVIFEGRSGRVMGRVINEFMNLLEPRGITYTHFVPEEMSSPRDMLRYITREPAKGKISIYDRSWYSRIVAEVNEGRDADELQNLAMSLERYFSNNGVIIVKIFLNISDETMDEVAQRLGKKRLKSSSFLTDDHIDPKKWRDKIVMPMIASTNTPFAPWDIVDVQDLDMCMAMVVHTFMERVVHRLEHEVHLPPKTVESRYPNPRKEADLTKTAKSYKSELEELSADIARLQLKLAESGRSMVLVFEGWDAAGKGGSIKRLVRSLNPRGYYVVPVAAPVGDEKVHTYLWRFAINMPKAGHITIFDRSWYGRMMVEPIEGFCNEDEYGRSASQIRGFEKMISELGGIIIKFWMEISPEEQLARFEARRANPVKSWKITDEDWRNREKWPVYEEYVDRMIESTNTSFAPWVVVESEDKKYGRLKVLRTVRDAMKEALDD; translated from the coding sequence ATGGCAGCCACGATTTCAGACGACCTCGCCGCGGAGCTCACCGTCCTCCAGCGGCGCATCGTCAACGAGAACCAGCAGGTGCTCGTGATCTTCGAGGGACGCAGCGGGAGGGTCATGGGCCGTGTGATCAACGAGTTCATGAACCTGCTGGAGCCGCGCGGGATCACATACACCCACTTCGTACCCGAGGAGATGTCGTCCCCCAGGGACATGCTCAGGTACATTACCAGGGAGCCGGCGAAGGGGAAGATTTCCATCTACGACCGTTCATGGTACTCCCGCATCGTCGCCGAGGTCAACGAGGGCAGGGACGCGGACGAGTTGCAGAACCTGGCCATGTCCCTGGAGCGCTACTTCTCCAACAACGGGGTCATCATCGTCAAGATCTTCCTCAACATCTCCGACGAGACCATGGACGAGGTCGCCCAGAGGCTCGGGAAGAAGAGGCTAAAGAGCAGCTCGTTCCTGACCGACGACCACATCGACCCGAAGAAGTGGAGGGACAAGATCGTGATGCCCATGATCGCCTCCACCAACACGCCGTTCGCCCCGTGGGACATCGTCGACGTGCAGGACCTGGACATGTGCATGGCCATGGTGGTCCACACCTTCATGGAGAGGGTCGTCCACCGTCTGGAGCACGAGGTCCATCTCCCGCCGAAGACGGTGGAGTCCAGGTACCCCAACCCCAGGAAGGAGGCCGACCTGACGAAGACGGCCAAGAGCTACAAGTCCGAGCTGGAGGAGCTGTCCGCCGACATCGCCAGGCTCCAGCTCAAGCTGGCGGAGTCGGGCAGGTCCATGGTCCTGGTGTTCGAGGGCTGGGACGCCGCCGGCAAGGGAGGGAGCATCAAGCGCCTGGTCAGGTCTCTGAACCCGAGGGGGTACTACGTGGTGCCCGTCGCGGCGCCGGTGGGTGACGAGAAGGTACACACGTACCTCTGGAGGTTCGCGATCAACATGCCGAAGGCCGGGCACATCACCATCTTCGACCGTTCCTGGTACGGCAGGATGATGGTGGAGCCCATCGAGGGCTTCTGCAACGAGGACGAGTACGGACGCTCGGCCAGCCAGATCCGCGGGTTCGAGAAGATGATCTCGGAGCTCGGCGGGATCATCATCAAGTTCTGGATGGAGATCAGCCCGGAGGAGCAGCTGGCCAGGTTCGAGGCCAGGAGGGCCAACCCCGTGAAGTCCTGGAAGATCACCGACGAGGACTGGCGCAACCGCGAGAAGTGGCCGGTGTACGAGGAGTACGTGGACAGGATGATAGAGTCCACCAACACGTCGTTCGCGCCGTGGGTCGTCGTGGAGTCGGAGGACAAGAAGTACGGCAGGCTCAAGGTGCTCAGGACTGTCAGGGACGCCATGAAGGAGGCCCTGGACGATTGA
- a CDS encoding helix-turn-helix domain-containing protein: MVDEFKQKIAGEITISPDPGKTIRKWREEFGLSQHQLADAMGVSHSVVSDYESGRRKSPGVNVIKKMVDAFIELDMQNGSPVISRYNPNYKLDCIISMDEFPGGVDVGAFINAISGKNLNPDRVLSKSIFGYTIVDSLKAILSLGSDDYLKIYGWNTERALIFTNVHYGRSPMVAVRAHPLTPGMVVYVQPEKTDPLAVKLARLEGIPLVTTDLDVEGVVARMQTLKEGI, encoded by the coding sequence ATGGTTGACGAGTTCAAGCAGAAGATCGCAGGGGAGATCACCATCTCCCCGGATCCCGGCAAGACCATCAGGAAATGGAGGGAGGAGTTCGGGCTCTCCCAGCACCAGCTGGCCGACGCCATGGGCGTCTCCCACTCCGTCGTGAGCGACTACGAGTCCGGCAGGCGCAAGTCGCCCGGGGTCAACGTCATCAAGAAGATGGTCGACGCCTTCATAGAGCTCGACATGCAGAACGGCTCGCCCGTGATATCCAGGTACAATCCTAACTACAAGCTGGATTGCATCATATCAATGGACGAGTTCCCCGGAGGGGTGGACGTCGGTGCCTTCATCAACGCCATCTCCGGGAAGAACCTGAACCCGGACAGGGTGCTCTCCAAGTCCATATTCGGATACACGATCGTGGACTCCCTGAAGGCCATCCTCTCCCTGGGTTCGGACGATTATCTCAAGATCTACGGGTGGAACACCGAGAGGGCGCTCATCTTCACGAACGTCCACTACGGGCGCTCCCCCATGGTAGCCGTCCGCGCGCACCCGCTCACGCCCGGGATGGTGGTGTACGTACAGCCGGAGAAGACCGACCCGCTGGCAGTCAAGCTGGCGAGGCTGGAGGGGATCCCGCTGGTCACCACCGACCTGGACGTGGAGGGCGTCGTCGCAAGGATGCAGACCCTCAAGGAGGGGATTTGA